TCGAGGAGCGACTCCACGACTCCATACGCCGCCTCGAGCTGCTCGCCCTTCCGAGCCAGCGGCACGAACGTGACGACCGCCGCGCGCCGAAGCCACATGTTGGGGGAGCCACTCCAGCTCTCGACAGCGGGGATGAGCGCCGGATGGCAACGCATCAGCGGCGTGAGCACCGCCGGACAGAGCGCGTCTATGAGCGCCCAGTTGTTGCAGAGGTTCGCCGCGATCCACTTTTTCACGGTCGTGAGCAGCGCCCGGCTGAACGTCTTCTCGAAACGGCCGAGAGTCCAGAAGCCGACCCACTTGGTCTCCATCTCCGGCCGGCGGACGCACCGGTCGCAATAGGCGATGGCCTCGTCGGTGGTCCACGCAGCGCGAACGAGCGCGTACAGCTCCTTCGCTATGCCGCGCGCCTCCGGGACCGAGACGCCGTGGAGCGCGACGCCCTCCGGACTCTTGAAGTAGGCGAGCGCCCCGCGCGCAACCTCGGGACTCCCCGCATCGCGGAGCCGTCGCGTGGTGAGCGCGGCGAGCTGCTTCGGTGTCATCCGTCGGATCATGGCCTTGATAGTGC
The sequence above is drawn from the Gemmatimonadales bacterium genome and encodes:
- a CDS encoding DNA alkylation repair protein; its protein translation is MTPKQLAALTTRRLRDAGSPEVARGALAYFKSPEGVALHGVSVPEARGIAKELYALVRAAWTTDEAIAYCDRCVRRPEMETKWVGFWTLGRFEKTFSRALLTTVKKWIAANLCNNWALIDALCPAVLTPLMRCHPALIPAVESWSGSPNMWLRRAAVVTFVPLARKGEQLEAAYGVVESLLDDGEDLIHKACGWLLREAGKTDSARLERFLQAHGPRIPRTTVRYAIERMPAARRAALLRQTRAVRHTVAWGE